The following coding sequences lie in one Carcharodon carcharias isolate sCarCar2 chromosome 35, sCarCar2.pri, whole genome shotgun sequence genomic window:
- the slc35a2 gene encoding UDP-galactose translocator: MADAAAEKATENGGFETRRLTANEKLKYASLAVLVIQNASVILCIRYVRTLPGNKFFSTSAVVMVELVKLGTCLILILGQKRGNLKELIIYLYNGLAVQYVDMLKMAVPSLIYTLQNNLQYVAISNLPVATFQVMYQFKILTTALFSVLMLKKSLSRLQWASLVILFAGIAVVQVTQEESRAGKDRAPGQNYLAGLGAVMVSCVSSGFAGVYFEKILKGTSASVWLRNVQLGIFGTLLGLLAMWLKDGQAIVERGLFFAYTPMVWCIIFNQALGGLLVAVVVKYADNILKGFAASLSIVISTVASVYFFGFSVDLYFMLGAGLVIGAVYLYSLPKAPPPVSLAKEPDTYNTKLVIK; this comes from the exons ATGGCAGATGCCGCAGCGGAGAAGGCGACGGAAAACGGCGGCTTTGAGACACGGCGGCTGACGG ctAATGAAAAGTTGAAGTACGCCAGCCTGGCGGTCCTGGTGATCCAGAACGCCTCGGTCATCCTGTGCATCCGCTATGTTCGCACATTACCCGGGAACAAGTTCTTTTCCACTTCTGCGGTTGTGATGGTGGAACTCGTCAAACTCGGAACGTGCCTGATTCTGATCCTCGGACAGAAAAGAG GCAACCTCAAGGAGCTCATAATCTACCTATACAACGGCCTGGCCGTGCAATACGTGGACATGCTCAAAATGGCAGTTCCTTCGTTGATCTACACCCTCCAGAACAACCTGCAGTACGTGGCGATCTCGAACCTGCCCGTTGCCACATTCCAG GTCATGTACCAGTTCAAAATCCTGACCACGGCCCTGTTCTCCGTGCTGATGCTGAAGAAGAGCCTCTCGCGGCTGCAGTGGGCGTCGCTGGTGATCCTCTTCGCAGGCATCGCTGTCGTGCAGGTGACGCAGGAGGAGAGCCGGGCCGGCAAGGACCGGGCGCCGGGCCAGAACTACCTGGCGGGGCTGGGGGCGGTGATGGTGTCGTGCGTCTCATCCGGCTTCGCCGGCGTCTACTTCGAGAAGATCCTGAAGGGGACTTCCGCCTCGGTCTGGCTGCGCAACGTGCAGCTGGGCATCTTCGGCACGCTGCTGGGCCTGCTCGCCATGTGGTTGAAGGACGGGCAGGCCATCGTCGAGCGGGGACTCTTCTTCGCCTACACGCCCATGGTCTGGTGCATCATCTTCAACCAGGCCCTCGGCGGGCTCCTGGTGGCCGTGGTGGTGAAGTACGCGGACAACATCCTCAAGGGCTTCGCGGCCTCGCTCTCCATCGTCATCTCCACCGTGGCGTCTGTCTACTTCTTCGGTTTCAGTGTCGACCTCTACTTCATGCTGGGTGCGGGCCTGGTGATTGGCGCTGTGTACTTGTACAGCCTGCCCAAGGCCCCCCCGCCTGTCTCCCTCGCCAAGGAGCCTGACACGTACAACACAAAGTTAGTCATCAAGTga